The following coding sequences lie in one Eschrichtius robustus isolate mEscRob2 chromosome 10, mEscRob2.pri, whole genome shotgun sequence genomic window:
- the PGAP4 gene encoding post-GPI attachment to proteins factor 4: protein MSTSTSPAAMLLRRLRRLSWGSTAVQLFILTVVTFGLLAPLACHRLLHSYFYLRHWHLNQMSQEFLQQSLKEGEAALHYFEELPSANGSVPIVWQATPHPWLVITIITVDRQPGFHYVLQVVSQFHRLLQQCGPQCEGHQLFLCNVERSVSHFDAKLLSKYVPVANRYEGTEDDYGDDPSTNSFEKEKQDYVYCLESSLQTYNPDYVLMVEDDAVPEEQIFPVLEHLLRARFSEPHLRDALYLKLYHPERLQHYVNPEPMRILEWVGVGMLLGPLLTWIYMRFASRPGFSWPVMLFFSLYSMGLVELVGRHYFLELRRLSPSLYSVVPASQCCTPAMLFPAPAARRTLTYLSQVYCHKGFGKDMALYSLLRAKGERAYVVEPNLVRHIGLFSSLRYNFHPSLL, encoded by the coding sequence ATGAGCACTTCGACCTCTCCAGCTGCCATGCTCCTCCGGAGGCTGAGGCGGCTCTCCTGGGGCAGCACTGCTGTCCAGCTCTTCATCTTAACGGTGGTGACCTTTGGTCTGCTGGCCCCCCTGGCCTGTCACCGGCTTCTGCACTCTTACTTCTACCTGCGCCACTGGCATCTGAACCAAATGAGCCAAGAGTTCCTGCAGCAAAGCTTGAAAGAGGGTGAAGCTGCCCTCCACTACTTTGAGGAGCTGCCCTCTGCCAATGGCTCGGTGCCCATTGTCTGGCAggccactccccacccctggctggtcatcaccatcatcactgtgGACAGGCAACCTGGCTTCCACTATGTCCTGCAGGTGGTGTCCCAGTTCCACCGGCTCCTTCAACAATGCGGCCCCCAGTGTGAGGGGCACCAACTCTTCCTGTGCAACGTGGAGCGGAGTGTGAGCCATTTCGATGCCAAGCTGCTGTCCAAGTACGTCCCCGTGGCCAACCGCTATGAGGGCACCGAGGATGACTACGGCGACGACCCTTCGACCAACTCGTTTGAGAAAGAGAAGCAGGACTACGTCTATTGCCTGGAATCCTCCCTGCAGACCTACAACCCAGACTACGTCCTGATGGTGGAAGACGACGCCGTTCCAGAAGAGCAGATCTTCCCAGTCTTGGAGCACCTTCTGCGGGCTCGCTTCTCCGAGCCGCACCTCAGAGATGCCCTTTATCTAAAGCTCTATCACCCCGAGAGGCTCCAGCACTACGTCAACCCAGAGCCCATGAGGATCCTGGAGTGGGTCGGTGTCGGCATGTTGCTGGGGCCCTTACTAACCTGGATATACATGCGGTTTGCCAGCCGGCCGGGGTTTAGCTGGCCCGTCATGCTCTTCTTCTCCCTGTATAGCATGGGGCTGGTGGAGCTGGTGGGCCGGCACTATTTCCTGGAGCTGCGGCGGCTGAGTCCTTCCCTGTACAGTGTGGTCCCTGCTTCACAGTGTTGCACCCCGGCCATGCTCTTCCCTGCCCCGGCGGCCCGGCGGACCCTCACCTACCTGTCCCAGGTGTACTGCCACAAGGGCTTCGGCAAGGACATGGCACTGTACTCACTGTTGAGGGCCAAGGGGGAGCGGGCCTATGTGGTGGAGCCCAATCTCGTGAGACACATCGGGCTCTTCTCCAGCCTTCGGTACAACTTTCACCCAAGTCTGCTCTAG